Below is a genomic region from Mustela lutreola isolate mMusLut2 chromosome 1, mMusLut2.pri, whole genome shotgun sequence.
CTCATAGGCCCTTCTCTGCCAGGTTCAAGCCCTGtccttcccatcccctccccccacacagcCCCAGGTCTCCTGGATCCCCAACAAGCACTACTCTGGCCTGTACGGCCTCATGAAGCTAgtgctgcctgctgccctgcccccTGACCTGGCCCGTGTCATTGTCCTGGACACAGATGTCACCTTCGCCTCTGATATCGCAGAGCTCTGGGCACTCTTTGCTCACTTTTCTGGTGAGaggcctgggacccagccccagcCAGTCCCCCCTCCCTGGCCTGTCCAGGCCCGGCTGTAGCCTAGCCCTGAGCTGAGGGCCAGTGACGGCCTCAGGCAGCTCCCTCATGCCCTCCCCTCCCAGATGAGCAGGTGATCGGTCTTGTGGAGAATCAGAGCGACTGGTACCTGGGCAACCTCTGGAGGAACCACAGGCCCTGGCCTGCCTTGGGCAGGGGATTTAACACAGGTGGGACAGTGGtcgggggaggcaggaggggtgaCCACTGGTCAGGACACAGAATGCTAGGGACCGCTTCCCCCCCCACCAAAGAATAGTGCTATGGACACCAGGAGAAGAGCTGGAAAACAGTTCCAACCTTGGCTGTGCAGGATGACTTTGGCCAAGCCACCTGGTTCCCCTGGGCCTCTTGCTTTCTCATCCATGAAATGGGGATGATGTTGCCAGCTGTCGGGTCACTTGAGTGGGAGAAGATGGCTGTGGAGGTGCTCTGTAAGCTGGGCAGTGCCCCCCTTTCACCTCCAAAAGGAATGATGGTTGACTGAAGTGGTCCATGCTCCTGTCTGAACAGTCAGAAAATACCAATAAGTCAAAAAGTAGACATTCAAAAGACATCTTCATGAACCCTGACCCCAGGGGCAGGGTTAGCCCAGGTGGGCATGATGACCCTTTCCCCCGGGCAGGTGTGATCCTCCTGCAGCTGGACCGGCTCCGGCAGGCTGGCTGGGGGCAGATGTGGAAGCTGACGGCCACACGGGAGCTCCTCACCCTGCCGGCCACCTCACTGGCGGACCAGGTCTGGGGGGGGACCTCTGACGGGAAGCAGTGGGAGGGTGAGGGGGGCAGGCTCTGGGCCACAACAAGATGGCTGTCTCTGCCCAGGACATCTTCAATGCCGTAATCAAGGAACACCCAGGGTTGGTGCAGCCCTTGCCCTGCATCTGGAACGTTCAGCTGTCAGACCACACGCTGGCTGAGCGCTGCTACTCGGAGGCGTCTGATCTCAAGGTCAGTGGGGTTGGGGCCGAGCGGTGGGCTTCTGGTCTCTGCGCGCATTCCCTGAACATCTCCCTCCTGGGTCCCAGGTAATCCACTGGAACTCACCCAAGAAACTTCGCGTGAAGAATAAGCACGTGGGATACTTCCGCAACCTCCACCTGACCTTCCTGGGGTATGACGGCAACCTCTTGCGGAGAGAGCTCTTCGGCTGCCCCAGTCCACCCCCTTCCGGGGCCGAGCAGGTGAGAGGGAGCCGCCTTCCCTCACCTTAGGGaggctctgccccctccctgttcTGATAGGACCTAGCCTTGTCTGGGGACTTGCCCTCCCGCCCCAGCCCTGGCGCCCGTCTCCCCGAAACCCCCTCAGGTGCAGAGGGCCCTGGCGCACCTGGACGAGGAAGATGCCTGCTTCGAGTTCCGGCAGCAGCAGCTCACTGTGCACCGCGTGCACCTGACCTTCCTGCCCCATGAGCCACCGTCCCCCCGGCCCCACGACGTCACGCTGGTGGCCCAGCTCTCTATGGACCGGTGAGAGTACCGGGGAGCAAGACGGGGGATTCCGAGAGGACGGTTTCAGTGGGTGGGAGGAAGAGCTCCTGCTCGCTGCCTGAGGCTTGAGGAGTTCCCGGATCCGGAGACATGGGCTGTGGTTAAgagcttgggtgcctgggtaccGACGTCCGTAGCTGGGGGACCACGGGCAAGTCTTCCTATCTCCAGCCTTTGCTGTTCTTACCTGTTCCCTGGGAAGGGGTCCCCTTGTGGGGTCGTTGTGCAGGTCAGGTAAGACCAGCTTAGAAAGGCCCAGGAAGGTGCTCAGTCACCCATGGGAAGGGGTGTCTGCGGCAGCTGCCCCGGAGAGCTGCCCCAGCGGGCTGACCACCCCCCTTGCCCCAGGCTGCAGATGCTGGAAGCCCTGTGCAGGCACTGGCCGGGCCCCATGAGCCTGGCCTTATACCTCACAGACGCAGAGGCCCAGCAGTTCCTGCGTTTCGTTGAGGCCTCGGCAGTGCTCTCTGCCCGGCAGAACGTGGCCTACCACGTGGTATACCGCGAGGGTCCCCTCTACCCTGTCAACCAGCTGCGGAACGTGGCATTGGCCCAGTCCCTCACGCCTTACGTCTTTCTCAGCGACATTGACTTCCTGCCTGCCTATTCCCTCTACGACTACCTCAGGTGGGCCCGGGGACGGGGGAGTGGAGCggcagaggggtgtgtgtgtggattgGGACCCTAGGCAAGTGTGTGGTGGCTCCTTTGTGGACCTCCATGTCCCCTGTAAGATGGGGTTCGTAGCAGGGTGGAGGGGCCGCATCAGCTCTCCGGGCTGCctttggagaggagaggaggctggGACCGCTTCCTGCAGCAGCCCCCCACTTGTCTGTCTCCCGCGGGGTGGTCGAGCCAGCTAGCCTTGGGTCCTGCGGCAAAGGAAAGGGAATCGCTGGGCCCAGAGCCTTCCTCGCCTCCGGCACTCATGGGCGCTCCCCGATCAGGGCCTCCATCGAGCAGCTGAAGCTGGGCAGCGAGCGGAAAGCGGCCCTGGTGGTGCCAGCGTTCGAGACCCTGCACTACCGCTTCCGCTTCCCCAGTTCCAAGGCTGAGCTGCTGGCCTTGCTGGACTCCGGCTCTCTCTACACCTTCAGGTAGGGGAGGCCCCTGCTCGGCTCTGTTCCCCCACCCATAcggctccccccaccctctcaccGAGGCCCATCCTGTTCCACAGGTACCATGAGTGGCCCCGGGGTCACGCGCCCACAGACTATGCCCGCTGGCGGGAGGCTCAGACCCCATACCGCGTACAGTGGGCCGCTGACTACGAGCCCTATGTGGTGGTGCCTCGTGATTGTCCCCGCTATGACCCCCGATTCGTAGGCTTTGGCTGGAACAAGGTGGCCCACATCGTGGAGCTGGATGCACAGGTGAGGAGGATGTGCCTTACTGCCTCCAGTTTCAATTTGGATACCTCCAGGCCCAGGGAGC
It encodes:
- the LARGE2 gene encoding xylosyl- and glucuronyltransferase LARGE2 isoform X1, whose product is MLPRGRPRALGAAALLLLLLLIGFLLFGGDLECERGESGGERRGPGSFPCPLTPRVSADWRPPGAGALDGDPSADRGGHNHSDCVPPPPLRRCELLHVAIVCAGHNSSRDLVTLVKSVLFYRKNPLHFHLVTDAVARNILEMLFYTWMVPAVRVSFYDAEELKPQVSWIPNKHYSGLYGLMKLVLPAALPPDLARVIVLDTDVTFASDIAELWALFAHFSDEQVIGLVENQSDWYLGNLWRNHRPWPALGRGFNTGVILLQLDRLRQAGWGQMWKLTATRELLTLPATSLADQDIFNAVIKEHPGLVQPLPCIWNVQLSDHTLAERCYSEASDLKVIHWNSPKKLRVKNKHVGYFRNLHLTFLGYDGNLLRRELFGCPSPPPSGAEQVQRALAHLDEEDACFEFRQQQLTVHRVHLTFLPHEPPSPRPHDVTLVAQLSMDRLQMLEALCRHWPGPMSLALYLTDAEAQQFLRFVEASAVLSARQNVAYHVVYREGPLYPVNQLRNVALAQSLTPYVFLSDIDFLPAYSLYDYLRASIEQLKLGSERKAALVVPAFETLHYRFRFPSSKAELLALLDSGSLYTFRYHEWPRGHAPTDYARWREAQTPYRVQWAADYEPYVVVPRDCPRYDPRFVGFGWNKVAHIVELDAQEYELLVLPEAFTIHLPHAPSLDISRFRSSPTYRDCLQVLKEEFHQDLSRHYGAAALKYLTALQPPQGPA
- the LARGE2 gene encoding xylosyl- and glucuronyltransferase LARGE2 isoform X3: MLPRGRPRALGAAALLLLLLLIGFLLFGGDLEYWRPPGAGALDGDPSADRGGHNHSDCVPPPPLRRCELLHVAIVCAGHNSSRDLVTLVKSVLFYRKNPLHFHLVTDAVARNILEMLFYTWMVPAVRPQVSWIPNKHYSGLYGLMKLVLPAALPPDLARVIVLDTDVTFASDIAELWALFAHFSDEQVIGLVENQSDWYLGNLWRNHRPWPALGRGFNTGVILLQLDRLRQAGWGQMWKLTATRELLTLPATSLADQDIFNAVIKEHPGLVQPLPCIWNVQLSDHTLAERCYSEASDLKVIHWNSPKKLRVKNKHVGYFRNLHLTFLGYDGNLLRRELFGCPSPPPSGAEQVQRALAHLDEEDACFEFRQQQLTVHRVHLTFLPHEPPSPRPHDVTLVAQLSMDRLQMLEALCRHWPGPMSLALYLTDAEAQQFLRFVEASAVLSARQNVAYHVVYREGPLYPVNQLRNVALAQSLTPYVFLSDIDFLPAYSLYDYLRASIEQLKLGSERKAALVVPAFETLHYRFRFPSSKAELLALLDSGSLYTFRYHEWPRGHAPTDYARWREAQTPYRVQWAADYEPYVVVPRDCPRYDPRFVGFGWNKVAHIVELDAQEYELLVLPEAFTIHLPHAPSLDISRFRSSPTYRDCLQVLKEEFHQDLSRHYGAAALKYLTALQPPQGPA
- the LARGE2 gene encoding xylosyl- and glucuronyltransferase LARGE2 isoform X2, with translation MLPRGRPRALGAAALLLLLLLIGFLLFGGDLEYWRPPGAGALDGDPSADRGGHNHSDCVPPPPLRRCELLHVAIVCAGHNSSRDLVTLVKSVLFYRKNPLHFHLVTDAVARNILEMLFYTWMVPAVRVSFYDAEELKPQVSWIPNKHYSGLYGLMKLVLPAALPPDLARVIVLDTDVTFASDIAELWALFAHFSDEQVIGLVENQSDWYLGNLWRNHRPWPALGRGFNTGVILLQLDRLRQAGWGQMWKLTATRELLTLPATSLADQDIFNAVIKEHPGLVQPLPCIWNVQLSDHTLAERCYSEASDLKVIHWNSPKKLRVKNKHVGYFRNLHLTFLGYDGNLLRRELFGCPSPPPSGAEQVQRALAHLDEEDACFEFRQQQLTVHRVHLTFLPHEPPSPRPHDVTLVAQLSMDRLQMLEALCRHWPGPMSLALYLTDAEAQQFLRFVEASAVLSARQNVAYHVVYREGPLYPVNQLRNVALAQSLTPYVFLSDIDFLPAYSLYDYLRASIEQLKLGSERKAALVVPAFETLHYRFRFPSSKAELLALLDSGSLYTFRYHEWPRGHAPTDYARWREAQTPYRVQWAADYEPYVVVPRDCPRYDPRFVGFGWNKVAHIVELDAQEYELLVLPEAFTIHLPHAPSLDISRFRSSPTYRDCLQVLKEEFHQDLSRHYGAAALKYLTALQPPQGPA
- the LARGE2 gene encoding xylosyl- and glucuronyltransferase LARGE2 isoform X4, producing the protein MLFYTWMVPAVRVSFYDAEELKPQVSWIPNKHYSGLYGLMKLVLPAALPPDLARVIVLDTDVTFASDIAELWALFAHFSDEQVIGLVENQSDWYLGNLWRNHRPWPALGRGFNTGVILLQLDRLRQAGWGQMWKLTATRELLTLPATSLADQDIFNAVIKEHPGLVQPLPCIWNVQLSDHTLAERCYSEASDLKVIHWNSPKKLRVKNKHVGYFRNLHLTFLGYDGNLLRRELFGCPSPPPSGAEQVQRALAHLDEEDACFEFRQQQLTVHRVHLTFLPHEPPSPRPHDVTLVAQLSMDRLQMLEALCRHWPGPMSLALYLTDAEAQQFLRFVEASAVLSARQNVAYHVVYREGPLYPVNQLRNVALAQSLTPYVFLSDIDFLPAYSLYDYLRASIEQLKLGSERKAALVVPAFETLHYRFRFPSSKAELLALLDSGSLYTFRYHEWPRGHAPTDYARWREAQTPYRVQWAADYEPYVVVPRDCPRYDPRFVGFGWNKVAHIVELDAQEYELLVLPEAFTIHLPHAPSLDISRFRSSPTYRDCLQVLKEEFHQDLSRHYGAAALKYLTALQPPQGPA
- the LARGE2 gene encoding xylosyl- and glucuronyltransferase LARGE2 isoform X5 → MLFYTWMVPAVRPQVSWIPNKHYSGLYGLMKLVLPAALPPDLARVIVLDTDVTFASDIAELWALFAHFSDEQVIGLVENQSDWYLGNLWRNHRPWPALGRGFNTGVILLQLDRLRQAGWGQMWKLTATRELLTLPATSLADQDIFNAVIKEHPGLVQPLPCIWNVQLSDHTLAERCYSEASDLKVIHWNSPKKLRVKNKHVGYFRNLHLTFLGYDGNLLRRELFGCPSPPPSGAEQVQRALAHLDEEDACFEFRQQQLTVHRVHLTFLPHEPPSPRPHDVTLVAQLSMDRLQMLEALCRHWPGPMSLALYLTDAEAQQFLRFVEASAVLSARQNVAYHVVYREGPLYPVNQLRNVALAQSLTPYVFLSDIDFLPAYSLYDYLRASIEQLKLGSERKAALVVPAFETLHYRFRFPSSKAELLALLDSGSLYTFRYHEWPRGHAPTDYARWREAQTPYRVQWAADYEPYVVVPRDCPRYDPRFVGFGWNKVAHIVELDAQEYELLVLPEAFTIHLPHAPSLDISRFRSSPTYRDCLQVLKEEFHQDLSRHYGAAALKYLTALQPPQGPA